TCCTGATGATATCTCGTTCCCAGTCTCTGACTGGGAATGCTATTACAGAGGCTCTGCCTCTGTTTTCATAGAAGGCAGAGCCTTCTAGAATTCATTCCCATACAGAGTATGGGAACGAGAAAGGGTGAAACTGATATTTTACAAGGCTTTCACGTTAAGTTGACACCAATCAAGCCGTTTTGAGTATAAGTGTATAATTGGGAAAATTGATTCTTCAAAGTAAAAAGCTTTAACAGCTTCTCGAATATTGGCTTTGAGTTCTTCCCAAGAATCTCCTTGGGTAAAAATGTCCTCGGTGAGACATTCAGTAACAAATCCCCCATCTTCTTCTTGGGAAACTTCAAAAACCAGTGTATTTACCATCAGACTAACTCCTAGTCATAAAGAGCAGGTTATTTGAGCCAATTAATTATCTATTTTCTCTGCTTCTATTATATGTATACCCAGCAATATTTCTGCTAAAACTCTCTGAAATGTATAGTACCATCCATGCCAACCATCGAGAATAGCACCTTTGAGGATGAGACAATAGATGAAGATGATTAAAGGTGCGAGGATTTTGCGTTTGCGAAGGCGATCGCTTATACTAAGTTCATGCTCTGGTGTTTCTAGAAGTTCTTTACTTTCAATTACCATATAACGATCTTGCGCCCATAACCAACGACTCAATGGTTTGCGATCGTCGTGGTGGATATATGCTGATAATTGACTAGATTTACCTTGTACCACAACTCTATGGGCGTGTCTGTCATCTTGATAAATTGCTTTTTCTTTTCTATAAAAGACCTTGCGAGGTGGAAGCAAAGTACCGCGTAAGGGTTTACCAAAAACACAGTATTTGAACCTGACACTATAACTATCTATATCTAACTCTATTGGTAAAGATGTAATTTCCCTAATTAAATCATCGGTTAATACATAATCTGCATCTAGAGATAGTACCCATTCTGATGTGATTTTTGACAGTCCATAATTGCATTGACTAGCGAAGGAATCAAATTTTCTAGGAAATACTTCTACTTGAGGGTATTGAGACAAAATTTCTAGTGTTGTATCTGTGCTATAACTGTCAATAACAATGATTTTACTTGCCCATTTAAGTTTTTCTAGGGTACGATTAATGTTATTTTCTTCGTTATAGGTAAGGATGAGGGGGGTAATTTGTTCTAACATAAGGATATTCAAATAAATTCTTGTTATTGAACTATGGTACTAGAACACAACATAGTTTTCCAAAAGTAGGGAAATCTACCTGCAAACTTAAACTTGATATTTGTATAGTTCTCTGATTTAAGTAAAGCCGTCATAGTTGGTACAGAAAAGAATTTGATATGACCACCATCCCAAAGAACGGTAAAATGGTTGTCCATTTTCCCTGTAGCAGCCATCACTAGGTTTTTTAGATAACCATGATAGGGAGTGGTAAGTATTAACCCTCCATTGGGTTTGAGGCATTTTTTAGCGTTTCTGACTAATTCTTTAGGATAAAATAAATGCTCAATTACCTCAATAGAAATTACAATATCAAAGTTGTCTCCTAGTTCGGAGTATGGTAAATCGTAAATACTACCTTGAATAAAGCGACAATTGGGAAAATTTTGATTAGCCAATCTTACACCTGATTCAGACTCTTCAACACCAACAACTTCATAACCTTGCTGTGCTAGGAAATTGCTCAAGCTACCATTACCACAACCAATATCTAAAATCCGAGGTTTTTGGTTGTTATTGGGGGGGTAGCATTTCTGACATCATTTCTATAAGTGGTTTTAGCAAATAACTATGATGGTGTCCAAGTTGATTACTGTTGTACAAATATTCGTACTTTGTATTTGGATATGTCATTTGTTCTGAAAGGGTAGTTGTATTATTGTGGTACTGGTTTTGGCAAAATCTTATTCAAGACTGATAGTTTATCAAAACTAAAAATAACGCTTAAATATCTTCTGAACTAAACCCCATTGCTTGCAGTCTTTCAGCTAGTTTAACAGCTTTTTGTTCTGCTTGTTCTGCTCTTTGTCGTTCTTTTTCTGCTATTTGTCGTTCTTGATTAACTAACTCACTTCCCCAGAGTAATAAATTTCCAGATTTATCCCACCATCGTAACCAATAACCCTCAAATTCGGCTTTTTTTCCTATCCATACACCCAAGAATAGGTCTAAAGCTTCTATCCAAAAGCGCTGATTTTCATCTGGAGATTCTTGCTGGTATTTACCGTTAACTAAATTATGAACTTCTAAAATTCCAATTTGGGGATGGAAAATCACGTAAGTGGGAATTTTTAAAATTTGTTCATAAAAGTGCCACTTTCCATAGGGAAAATGGGGATTAATGGAATATTCTGTTCCTTCTGTTGCGGATATAAATTCCATGACAATGGCTGGGTTTTCTCCTTCGCTATGAGGAGTGTAACTACGACGGATTTCTCCTGGAGGTAGAGGATGGACAGAAGGAACGTAAACCCAATCAGGTGCTTTAACAATGCTTTTATCATCCACTGTGGCACATAGACCAAAATTGGAGGCAATCAGCATTGATTCTATAATTAGACCTGCTAATTCTAGGGACTCTCTTAGAGCAGCAGCGAGAAGGGGTTGGAGGTTATTTTCCACTGGTTCATCTGGTAGAGGAAAATCTGCTGGTAGTTTTTCCCAGGTGATTCGAGGTAGAGTATTGGGGGGATGGAGTTGTAGAACTGTCATAGTGAGGAGCGATCGCTAACAGTGTTAATTTATTATATTGTTTATTGATTGCATTTAGATAGTTAAATAATTGTGAATTTATGTGTCTTGTGCTTGAGATTCTAGCCATTGGTTAAAAAGAGCGATCGCCTGTTGAATTTTTGCTATAATTACTTCTGTTTGTTGGGCTAATTCTAATACTCTTTCTTTTCGCAATTGCAGATTATAATTGTGCTGTGCTAAATGTCTAAACTTGCGATAATCATTTAACTGTAATAATAGTGAACCTGGCCATAAAGGCGGACGATTTTCTCCACCAATTTCTGCCATTTGTAACAATAGTTGTTCGTGCCAATTTTCCGCTTTTGGTATTCCACCATCTAAAGCACAAGTGTTGAATCCTGCAATAAAACTTTACAATCTTTGCGTTTTACCCAGATAAAATCCATTGTCTATTGAGAATAGAGTCATTAATTGATCAAATTTGGTATCACCAATACCAATGCACAACTTAGACACAATCCTCAAAATCTTAACATTCAACACTTCTGCATCTAAAGTCACAGCAACTCTTTCGCTAATTCGCTCACAAGCTGTGTAAAAATCACAAATATAACTGGATAATGTGGGAGTGATAAAGATTTCTGGGACATTATCACTTTGTTCTAAAGCAGTTGAAAAAGTTGTCTGTGAGAGCTAAAAGTATGGCTAACGCCACGCTGCGCTATCAGGAGGTAGGGGGCGCAGGGACTGCGCCCATCCTGAAGTATGGCTAACGCTACGCTACTAGCAAGCCCTAATTATTTGTAAAGTTGCATATTTAACCTCACCCTAACCCTCTCCTTATCAAGGAGAGGGGATCAGATTTTTGTTTCCCCCCAAAGTATCGGGGGGACTAAGGGGGGTAATTTCTTGGTAGACGGAAACCATTTTAATGGTATCCTATCCCATGTATAATTATCTAATATAAACTGCCGGGCGCGATAGCGTTCGCAAAGCGTCCCGGAGGGAACTAGCGCGACCTAGGAATCGCCTATTTCCTTCGATTCTTGAGGATGATCTAAGAATAATTTTCTTTAAATATCATCTAAATTCACCCCCAAAGCCCGCAATTTTTCAGCTAATTTGTCTGCTCGTTGTTTTTCCTGTTCTGCTCGTTCAGCAAAAGTAGGAATCCAATCACCATCTTGATTATACCAACGTAGCCACAAACCTTCTGTATCCTGATATTTTCCTGACCAAACTCCTACTCCTAATTCCAATTCAGGAAACCAGAATTTTGGTTCTACCAGTTCCACTGCTTGATATTTTGTCCCACGTAATTGAAATACTCGGAGGCGATTTTCATATCTATCAAAGATAACATAATAGGGCGATCGCAAATACTGTTCATAGGCTTGCCATTTTGTCGGCGGTTTATTCGCGCTTCTTAATGTTTGTCCTAAATCTTCTGCTTCCGTACCTGGTGATAATAATTCTACTATTAAAAATGGAGCTAATCCTTCTTGCCAAATTACATAACTCAACCGCATATCTTCTTGTTTTTCGGAAGCAGCCACACCTAAGACTAAAAACCAATCTGGTCTTTTATACCATGCAAAATGGCGCACATCATAGTATAAGTTTAAATCCGTACCAATGAACATTTCCTCCTTGGGATAAACGGGAGATTGACAGGTTTCCCGTAATAATTGCGGTTGAAAGTCATGAAATTCGTCTGGCAAACCTGGCTCCTCTGGATTTTCACTAGGTAAATCATACATTGTGGGCATGGTTTCCCAGGGTGGACGAGGATGAATTGTGGAGTCTAATTCTTCATCAATATCCTCACTGGGTAAATCATACATGGTGGGCAGGTTTTTCTGCGGAGGTGCTTCACCTTGATACATGATTAATGATCTCCTGTGTTTCATTGCCGTTGCCAGAATTACCCCCCTTAATCCCCCCGATGCTTTGGCTACGGTGTATACTCAAAACGGCTTGATTGTTTGATTCTAAAGGTAGGGGTAAAGCAAAAGCTTAATGGTGTCAACTTAACGTAAAACCCATAGCCCGCCTGGGAATCAATTCCCAGTCTAATAGCAAAAGTTGTCCTTTGATGACTAAAAATCCCCAGTTTACTTTAGTAAACTTTACTTATTAGCCCGGAAATTCATTTCTGGGTGGGTGTGGAAGTCGACAAATAAGCCATCTGTAGCCTAAGTTGACACCAATGAGCAGGCGAAGCCATAACCCAACAAATGCGTCGGGTTGCGCTGTCGCTTAACCCGACCTACAAAAAATGGACAAGGTATTGTTAATATTACCCAAACCAGTCGGTTAAAACCGACTTCAGCTATTAGACAGGGAATTAATTCCCTGGCTTCTTCTGAGTTTCCCACTTACCGCGAGGTTTTATGAATTGCTCCTACGGTATTAGAGTGTCAGGATTTATACCTGATTCTTTCAGCTTGGCGGCTAGACAATCAGCCCTGAATTTTTCCTGTTCTGCTCTGGATTTTTCCTGTTCTGCCCTCGCTTTCTCCTGTTCAAGGCTTTTGCGTAGTTCTAACGGAGATAGGAAGAGATTGCCTTGATGATCATAAATATTTAGAGTTGACGCTGTTAGTTCAAACCGAATACCCAAACGAGGACTCAGCCAATGATCCATGTTTTCAATGGATATGAGTTCTTCGTTGGCTCTGGTAAAACCCATCAATTCATTAGAGTCTGGGTTATATATATAGTATTCTTCCACATCATAGCGGTTATAGAATAACAATTTACGGCTCATTTCTTTGAGGGTATTGCCTGGAGACAAAATCTCAAACACTACTTGAGGAGGAATATTATCTTCTTGCCATTGCCGGTATGACCCCCGATCGCCTTTGGGTCGGCCAAAGGCCACGAGGACATCGGGAGCGACACGAATATCGGGACGACCTTCAACGGGATACCACAGCAGATCTCCGTCCACAAAAACGGTCTCGTCATTGGCAAAGAGGGAGTCGAGATTTTCTTTAATCAGGACAATCCAGCGAAATTGCTTGGTGTTATCTGCCATGGGCTGACCATCACTGTCGGGATAGATTATGGTTTTATCTAGAGCTACAGTCATTGTTTTTGCTTCCCTCTACTTAATAGTTAAGTTATTAATATTCAATTCCTTCCATATACTAGGTAATTGGTAATAAAAACTCTGGTTTCATCCTGTTCATCTTTTAATCCTGGACATCCTGATAGCGAAGCGTGGCGTTAGCCATTTCTGACAATTTACCTAACCAGCAATTTACATTACAGCGATTTTTAGGTAAATAAACCACATTTTAAAGTCTCACGCAATCTCTCTTAGAGATCCCGAAGGGTAGGCGCAAAGTCGCAAAGGAAGAAAGGAATATAAAACAAAAGTGTGGTACAAGTACATTACTAATTTTAATCGGGAAGAAATTCTGGATCAAGTAGATCATCGGCAGAAAACGGACAACTTTCAGGAAAAAGATCAGCAACGCCCTGAATTTTTTATGGTCAGAATCTATTAGTACAGCATGGCGTAAGTAAAGCAACCATTCTTAATAGCTATTCCGGGTTGGGGTAAATAAATTTCATAGTGTTGTTGATCAATCATTGGAAGGGCGCAGGCCCTGCGCCCCTACTTTCTGAATTCGGCGTTGCTGAATCGAGGTATGAAATTTCCAAATTGAACCTTTAAAAATCTTACCTTTGCGTCTTTGCGCCTTTGCGTGAGACTAAAATTCATCCCCTTAATTAGCAACGCCCCTTTTTTCAATAGTCGAGAAACCAGAGCGATCGCT
The DNA window shown above is from Anabaena sp. WA102 and carries:
- a CDS encoding type II toxin-antitoxin system HicB family antitoxin; the encoded protein is MVNTLVFEVSQEEDGGFVTECLTEDIFTQGDSWEELKANIREAVKAFYFEESIFPIIHLYSKRLDWCQLNVKAL
- a CDS encoding glycosyltransferase family 2 protein, with the translated sequence MLEQITPLILTYNEENNINRTLEKLKWASKIIVIDSYSTDTTLEILSQYPQVEVFPRKFDSFASQCNYGLSKITSEWVLSLDADYVLTDDLIREITSLPIELDIDSYSVRFKYCVFGKPLRGTLLPPRKVFYRKEKAIYQDDRHAHRVVVQGKSSQLSAYIHHDDRKPLSRWLWAQDRYMVIESKELLETPEHELSISDRLRKRKILAPLIIFIYCLILKGAILDGWHGWYYTFQRVLAEILLGIHIIEAEKIDN
- a CDS encoding class I SAM-dependent methyltransferase — encoded protein: MSNFLAQQGYEVVGVEESESGVRLANQNFPNCRFIQGSIYDLPYSELGDNFDIVISIEVIEHLFYPKELVRNAKKCLKPNGGLILTTPYHGYLKNLVMAATGKMDNHFTVLWDGGHIKFFSVPTMTALLKSENYTNIKFKFAGRFPYFWKTMLCSSTIVQ
- a CDS encoding Uma2 family endonuclease, with translation MTVLQLHPPNTLPRITWEKLPADFPLPDEPVENNLQPLLAAALRESLELAGLIIESMLIASNFGLCATVDDKSIVKAPDWVYVPSVHPLPPGEIRRSYTPHSEGENPAIVMEFISATEGTEYSINPHFPYGKWHFYEQILKIPTYVIFHPQIGILEVHNLVNGKYQQESPDENQRFWIEALDLFLGVWIGKKAEFEGYWLRWWDKSGNLLLWGSELVNQERQIAEKERQRAEQAEQKAVKLAERLQAMGFSSEDI
- a CDS encoding Uma2 family endonuclease, encoding MYQGEAPPQKNLPTMYDLPSEDIDEELDSTIHPRPPWETMPTMYDLPSENPEEPGLPDEFHDFQPQLLRETCQSPVYPKEEMFIGTDLNLYYDVRHFAWYKRPDWFLVLGVAASEKQEDMRLSYVIWQEGLAPFLIVELLSPGTEAEDLGQTLRSANKPPTKWQAYEQYLRSPYYVIFDRYENRLRVFQLRGTKYQAVELVEPKFWFPELELGVGVWSGKYQDTEGLWLRWYNQDGDWIPTFAERAEQEKQRADKLAEKLRALGVNLDDI
- a CDS encoding Uma2 family endonuclease, encoding MTVALDKTIIYPDSDGQPMADNTKQFRWIVLIKENLDSLFANDETVFVDGDLLWYPVEGRPDIRVAPDVLVAFGRPKGDRGSYRQWQEDNIPPQVVFEILSPGNTLKEMSRKLLFYNRYDVEEYYIYNPDSNELMGFTRANEELISIENMDHWLSPRLGIRFELTASTLNIYDHQGNLFLSPLELRKSLEQEKARAEQEKSRAEQEKFRADCLAAKLKESGINPDTLIP